The following are encoded in a window of Chionomys nivalis chromosome X, mChiNiv1.1, whole genome shotgun sequence genomic DNA:
- the LOC130867243 gene encoding vigilin-like, whose translation MTSKRQYIVYPNRSFQRENRAANLNLRERVNFPSSSCNSENNIIFRKPENREVTRNWILSMHKNAAKVSEVEISIPPSLHKSLTDSKESLISSIMEECGNIHIHFPSTKLGLQKVIIRGPAENVEKAKKKLLQLAEEQAKSYSVAVPVKSKYYQFLMSENGGNLHKICEKTGTRIIFPTFKNKNQESVTIIGTEEAVKDVQREVEVLLKDLENVVEDSILINPKFHNYFVMQRGQLLQKIIKEYGGVFINFSYAGKESTKVAIKGAKACVEAAKKHIQEIFKPLGSQVTTRCVVPPKFHPFIMGPICSRIQQITRDCKVQSKIPDAEKPTTNTRLELQDTVKEKGEKNIKGPASTSQKKGDTMPISGKAENCKTATQTLESLVPVTAEVQVPFHLHPYIIGHKGSGLRKLIKEFEVHIQVAQPGGNFHIISITGMEANVEQAKMKLQKQVKALQMEVDDQTLRNFRQTFSLDPKYHSKIFGNKGMLISQICTEYDVTVHHPKKGSNPIQDQITISGSKANILGARDAIMKMLRKIEKTVSKEIPLNHHVCANIIGFGGKSIHKIMEQFQVDIRVPSKVTRTNSSIIVSGSSCNVQDAINYILTLEKHFLSVGKYEPPLEHVKHGGTGHIAAETSKTFQKRNALRNAKSTSHPPRVDNSEDFPKMKHQVPPKPHPWRP comes from the coding sequence ATGACTTCTAAAAGACAATACATTGTGTATCCAAATAGGTCTTTCCAAAGGGAAAACCGTGCTGCCAACCTAAATTTAAGGGAGAGGGTTAACTTTCCATCATCAAGTTGCAACTCAGAGAATAACATCATTTTCAGAAAGCCAGAAAACCGTGAAGTAACTCGAAACTGGATTCTCTCTATGCATAAAAATGCAGCCAAAGTTTCTGAAGTTGAAATTTCTATTCCTCCTAGTCTACACAAATCCCTGACTGATTCCAAAGAGTCTTTGATTAGTTCAATCATGGAAGAATGTGGCAACATCCATATTCATTTTCCAAGTACCAAATTGGGCCTTCAAAAAGTCATTATTAGAGGCCCTGCAGAAAATGTTGAAAAGGCTAAGAAAAAACTTCTGCAACTTGCAGAAGAGCAAGCCAAGAGTTACTCCGTGGCTGTCCCTGTAAAGTCAAAGTATTATCAATTTCTTATGAGTGAAAATGGTGGTAATCTTCATAAAATCTGTGAGAAGACAGGGACACGTATCATTTTCCCTACCTTTAAGAACAAGAATCAAGAATCAGTAACAATCATAGGGACAGAAGAGGCTGTTAAAGATGTGCAAAGAGAGGTAGAGGTTTTACTGAAAGATCTGGAGAATGTGGTAGAAGATAGCATACTAATAAATCCCAAATTCCACAATTACTTTGTCATGCAAAGGGGACAGCttttacaaaaaataattaaGGAATATGGTGgagtttttattaacttttcATATGCAGGAAAAGAGAGTACAAAAGTCGCCATAAAAGGAGCAAAGGCTTGTGTTGAAGCAGCGAAGAAACATATTCAAGAAATATTTAAGCCTTTGGGTTCCCAAGTCACAACACGGTGTGTTGTTCCCCCCAAATTCCATCCTTTTATCATGGGACCTATATGCTCTAGAATTCAGCAAATTACAAGAGATTGTAAAGTTCAAAGCAAGATTCCAGATGCAGAAAAACCAACTACAAATACACGTCTAGAGCTTCAGGATACtgtaaaagaaaagggggaaaagaacATTAAAGGGCCTGCTTCAACTTCTCAAAAAAAAGGTGACACTATGCCTATCTCAGGAAAAGCTGAAAACTGCAAGACAGCCACCCAAACTCTGGAATCTCTTGTTCCTGTCACTGCTGAAGTCCAAGTACCTTTTCACCTACATCCATACATAATTGGGCACAAAGGAAGTGGTTTACGCAAGCTAATAAAGGAATTTGAAGTTCATATTCAGGTAGCACAACCCGGAGGAAATTTTCATATCATATCCATTACAGGCATGGAAGCAAATGTAGAACAAGCCAAAATGAAGTTGCAAAAACAAGTAAAAGCTTTACAAATGGAAGTAGATGACCAGACATTACGAAATTTTAGACAAACATTCAGTTTAGATCCCAAATATCATTCCAAGATCTTTGGTAATAAAGGTATGCTTATTTCCCAGATTTGCACAGAATATGATGTTACTGTTCATCATCCAAAGAAAGGAAGCAATCCAATACAAGATCAAATTACCATTTCAGGTTCTAAAGCCAACATCCTAGGAGCTCGAGATGCAATAATGAAAATGTTGCGTAAAATTGAAAAAACAGTTTCTAAGGAAATCCCACTAAACCATCATGTTTGTGCCAACATTATTGGATTTGGTGGAAAATCCATCCATAAAATCATGGAACAATTCCAAGTAGATATCCGTGTACCTTCAAAAGTAACCCGTACTAATTCCAGCATCATTGTGAGTGGATCATCTTGTAATGTACAAGACGCAATTAACTATATCTTGACTCTTGAGAAGCATTTCCTGTCTGTTGGAAAGTATGaacctccactggagcatgttaaACATGGTGGTACTGGCCATATAGCTGCAGAAACATCTAAgacttttcagaaaagaaatgctCTTCGTAATGCAAAATCCACTTCCCATCCTCCACGTGTGGACAATTCTGAAGATTTTCCCAAAATGAAACATCAAGTGCCTCCTAAACCTCATCCTTGGAGACCATAA